The stretch of DNA AAACTTTTGGCGGCGGTGtttaaagacaattttcttcgcTCCCACGcaattttccggcttttcctgCCGCAGGGGACTTCTTTGGGGCCCCCTGCACCTCCTCTGAGGGTTTTTGAGGTTTTCTGGGCGGTTTTTCGGGGAGCAATTATGGGGTGGAAAAGTCGCCGGCCGTTTtcgtttttctcttcaacaaacaGTGCCAAAAAGTAGCAGTGTGGTAGCCTTTGGAACTACATTTGGGTCGTCAAATTCAAAGAGTAAtcaaaaagatcaaaaattaatttaatttaactttcttaattttttacattccttttatgcttttaaaaGAGCTtccattttcaaaaaagaagttttgaagctctcatgaaaaaaattaatataaaataatttgatctCAAATCAAAGGATTCACAGAAATCTCGATatattcttgaagaaaattattgtttgcgaagaaaaattattgaacattcagaaataaaactaaaaaaatcaattcttctGAAGCTAATTGAGCAGTTTAACTGTAGCAGTAACGATTTTAACGGGATGACCATCACATACACAGCGGAAGTTGCCACGTGCAGAGGATTCGGATGCTTCCTCAAGCTCCTGCTAAGGTAAGTCCTTTGAAaactcaaataaattgaatttaaaaaaaaatcttttccttttcaagaTGGCGCGGAAGCATCTACAAACTAGTATGGCTGGACTTGGTTACATTTCTCTCTATTTATTATACACTTAATCTCATCTATCGCTTTGTCTTGGATGAAGAGCAAAAGAAGTGAgtaaaaatggagaaaagcGTCCTTAAcgtaacctaaaaaaaattctaaaatttgtttttttttcagttactTTGATGGCTTGGTCATTTACTTCAACTCCTACGCAAATCTCATTCCTCTCTCCTTCGTTCTGGGCTTCTACGTCTCAATGGTGATGACACGATGGTGGGATCAGTACCTAACAATCCCTCTACCCTTTTCCATCTCTGTACTTGTTAGTGCAAATATTCACGGACAGGTATGTTAaggtttaagttttctttattccTTTTCAAGGATTCTGACCCCTTCATCAGGTACTTGGAGTataaattactgaattttcttACAGGATGAAGGAGGACGTTTAATGAGACGAACTATAGTCCGGTACGTTTGCCTCTGCATTACAATGGTTTTCATAAATATCTCTCCGCGTGTGAAGAGGCGCTTTCCAACGCTCCAGCAACTCGTAGAGGCTGGACTCCTCACGGAAAACGAACGTGCAATAATAGCAAACATGAATGAACGTTTTCCGCGTCCTTCGAAGCACTGGATGCCAATAGTTTGGGCAGCAAGTATCGTGACGCGTGCCCGGAAAGAAGGAAGAATACGTGATGATTTTGCCGTAAAGTCAATGATTGATGAATTAAATAAGGTCCGCCTAAAATGCGGGATTCTTAGTGAATACGACACCATCAGTATACCTCTCGTGTACACGCAAGTAGTCACCATAGCTGTCTATTCGTACTGCTTTGCAACCATTATGGGTAGTCAGTGGCGTGACTATGATGACGAAATTAATGGCTTCTCAATTCCACTGAATTTCCCCTTTTTCGCAACCCTCCAATTCTTCTTCTACATGGGATGGCTGAAAGTAGCTGAAGTCCTCATTAATCCCTTTGGGAAGGATGATGAAGACTTCGAAGTGAACTGGATGGTGGATCGGAATCTCCAGGAAACATACATGATTGTCGATTTTATGCACGATGAACATCCCGAGCTGGTTAAGGATCAATACTGGGATCAAGTCTTCCCTAGCGAGCTACCTTACACAGAGGAAACAAAAGAATTCCGCGAACAACCACCGAAATCATCAACTGCTGACATTGAAGTCCAGAAAACACCTTCGAAGACTTCAGTGGACATCAAAACGGTTGGTACTAGAAGTCTTATTCTTTAGTTAGTTTATATAAACTGTTATTGGATTTCTGTGGCTGTTTTCAATATGGCTCTTTGCCTAAGGAGACATACTTCGTCAGTTTTCTCAGCCTTGCTTCATCAAGCAGGCCTCTGGCTTGCTTTATCAAAGCTTCCCTCTGATTNNNNNNNNNNNNNNNNNNNNNNNNNNNNNNNNNNNNNNNNNNNNNNNNNNNNNNNNNNNNNNNNNNNNNNNNNNNNNNNNNNNNNNNNNNNNNNNNNNNNNNNNNNNNNNNNNNNNNNNNNNNNNNNNNNNNNNNNNNNNNNNNNNNNNNNNNNNNNNNNNNNNNNNNNNNNNNNNNNNNNNNNNNNNNNNNNNNNNNNNNNNNNNNNNNNNNNNNNNNNNNNNNNNNNNNNNNNNNNNNNNNNNNNNNNNNNNNNNNNNNNNNNNNNNNNNNNNNNNNNNNNNNNNNNNNNNNNNNNNNNNNNNNNNNNNNNNNNNNNNNNNNNNNNNNNNNNNNNNNNNNNNNNNNNNNNNNNNNNNNNNNNNNNNNNNNNNNNNNNNNNNNNNNNNNNNNNNNNNNNNNNNNNNNNNNNNNNNNNNNNNNNNNNNNNNNNNNNNNNNNNNNNNNNNNNNNNNNNNNNNNNNNNNNNNNNNNNNNNNNNNNNNNNNNNNNNNNNNNNNaagcttggtcagcttacccgtacatttatGCTTGAATTACCCGAATATTAGCGAAGATTcgaataatttcgtccagataaacaccccttccTTGTAAATGAAGCATTTGagtgttttacatttttttaaatatttttttttactttcttgttttaaaatattttctcttaattaaattcGAAAACTTTTAGAATTCTGGCGAATAATAAATTCGACTTACCAAGGCACGAAAAAATCGACTTATTGCAGCAGCCACTATCGCTTCTTCCTCTTGGGGATGAAGGTTGGAGCTTCGTCAGGTTCTTCTTCGGAATTCATGGAGAATTCCACATCCTGCTTGTCTCTGAACTTGATGTTCTTGAAGGAAATTATCTCAGGTTCCTCAGCGGCAGGAGTTTCAGCTGCAGGATCTTCTGCCACTTCTTTCTCTTTGTCTGCATCAACCTGggcaagaattttcctcaGAGCGTTGTACATCTCAGTTctggttaaaaaaagaaaatcaggaTTATTTTTTAGGCTCCAAAACAGCCCAGAAAAAGAGCCTTCAAACTTACTTTTTGGACTCCTGAATAACATTCAATTTCACACTTGCTGGCCTCAGGAAGGTAATAAAGTCTCGTAGTTCCCGCATGCTGGAATGACTGGAGTAGCAGACGCGAATGTTGAAATTAGTCATCTTCACAAAGTCTCGAGATTCCTTCCAGTTTGTCCAGAACATGGCTGTTGGGAGAATCTTACGAACTTTCTTTCCGTTGCTCCTCACGACGGGACATCCGGGTTTCCAGCACGCGTGAATTTGACTCTGTTTCTCATCCACCGTGAACACACCATCCATGTCAGGGATGTACGCATAATCAGCCATATTCCATGGCTCAATATGAAGGGGCATCCGGGTGCGTTTGTGGATCTCCTTGAAGAGAAATTCCGATCCGTAGTGAGCTGGAGTCTTCAGCCACACAATATGCTCCTCAGACTTTGCTGTCCATTCCTCAATTAAATCCACAATGGTCTTTGTGCTGACAGACCGGGAGGGGAAATCCTCGTAGCTTTTGCAGAGGAATGTTGAGTCCACATAGACGTTATCCAGCTTCCCGCGAATTCGCTCAAAAACCCGAATATTCCGCACATCCTTCTCCCTGAGACGGAAATCTCCCGTATAGAGAACACGGAATGTGGGTGCTTCAAAGAGGAACATCACAGATCCTGGACAATGCCCAGCAGGGATTGCCGTAACACGCACACTTCCATTCTTCAGCTGAACTTCCGTCTCCACGCCAATTTCCAACGTTCTAACATCCTCCAATTGGGGATATCTCTGTCGGAGGATCACAGCGGAAATCTCACTCACATACAGTGGGCCAGGAAGTGCTCCCAAATGCAAACCAACCATATGATCCGTGTGACAATGGGATAGGAAGAACACggaattttcacgattttcacCATCAAAACGATCAACTGATACACCAGGAAACTCCACAAGGGGTCCAGGAAAGGTACTCATCCTCCCTTGGCACTTGTCACACAACGAATGAGCTTCACAGGCACGGAAAAGTAAATCCGTCAAATCAGCAAAATGTTGTGAAATCGCTTCAAAATGTAAACATCTTATGTTAAGGTGTcccaaaattgacttttcttagcacaaaataaaaattaatgaaaatttaatttaactttctttctttttattttaattttttacattcctTTTCTGCTTTTAAAAGAGCTtccattttcaaaaaagaagttttgaagctctcatgaaaaaaattaatataaaataatttgatctCAAATCAGAGGATTCACAGAAATCTCGCAgaatcttgaagaaaattattgtttgcgaagaaaaattattgaacattcagaaataaaactaaaaaatcaattcttccGAAGCTGATTGAGCAGTTTAACTGCAGCAACTGTTTCATCAGGATGACCATCACGTATACAGCAGAGGTTGCCACATGCAGAGGATTCGGATGCTTCCTCAAGCTCCTGCTAAGGTAAGTCCTTTGAAaactcaaataaattgaattaaaaaaaaatcttttccttttcaagaTGGCGCGGAAGCATCTACAAACTAGTATGGCTAGATTTGGTTACATTTCTCTCCATTTATTACACATTTAATATTATCTATCGCTTTGTCTTGGATGAAGAGCAAAAGAAGTGAGTAAAAAATGGAGAAAGGCGTCCTTAAcgtaacctaaaaaaaattctaaaatttgtttttttttcagttactTTGAAGGCTTGGTCATTTACTTCAACTCCTACACAAATCTCATTCCTCTCTCCTTCGTTCTGGGCTTCTACGTCTCAATGGTGATGACACGATGGTGGGATCAGTACCTAACAATTCCTCTACCCTTTTCCATCTCTGTGCTTGTTAGTGCAAATATTCACGGACAGGTACGTTAAggttcaaattttcttcattctttttcaatgattCTGACCCCTTCATCAGGTACTTGAAGTataaattactgaattttcttACAGGATGAAGGAGGACGTTTAATGAGACGAACTATAGTCCGGTACGTTTGCCTCTGCATTACAATGGTTTTCATAAATATCGCTCCGCGTGTGAAGAGGCGCTTTCCAACGCTCCAGCAACTCGTAGAGGCTGGGCTCCTCACGGATAACGAACGTGCAATAATAGCAAACATGAATGAACGTTTTCCGCGTACTTCAAAGCACTGGATGCCAATAGTTTGGGCAGCAAGTATCGTGACGCGTGCCCGGAAAGAAGGAAGAATACGTGATGACTTTGCCGTAAAGTCAATGAttgatgaattaaataaagtcCGCCTAAAATGCGGGAATCTTGGTGAATACGACACCATCAGTATACCTCTCGTGTACACGCAAGTAGTCACCATAGCTGTCTATTCGTACTGCTTTGCAACCATTATGGGTAGTCAGTGGCGTGACTATGATGACGAAATTAATGGCTTCTCAATTCCACTGAATTTCCCCTTTTTCGCAACCCTCCAATTCTTCTTCTACATGGGATGGCTGAAAGTGGCTGAAGTCCTCATTAATCCCTTTGGGGAGGATGATGAGGACTTCGAAGTGAACTGGATGGTGGATCGGAATCTCCAGGAAACATACATGATTGTCAATTTGATGCACGATGAACATCCCGAGCTGGTTAAGGATCAATACTGGGATGAAGTCTTCCCTAGCGAACTACCTTACACAGAGGAAACAAAAGAATTCCGCGAACAACCACCGAAATCATCAACTGCTGACATTGAAGTCCAGAAAACACCTTCGAAGACTTCAGTGGACAATAAAACGGTTGGTACTATAAGTCTTATTCtttagttagttttttttataaactgtTATTGGATTTCTGTGTCTGTTTTCAATATGGCTCTTTGCCTAAGGAGACATACTTCGTCAGTTTTCTCAGACTTGCTTCATCAAGCAGGCTTCTGGCTTGCTTTATCAAAGCTTCCCTCTGATTTGCTTCTAATACCTaataattcaatcaaattcattaatttcaaacaGATCGATGACAACGCGGATAAAAACCAATTAGGAGCACACAATGAATCCACAACGAGCGATCCCGACTCTGTGAATCTTGAGAATATAGTCACTTTAGCCCTAAAGCGTTACTTCAGCCGGGAAGATAGCCAATCGAGTAAGGAAGAAGCGCCTAAAACGGACCTTGATGAAATTCTCACAGCTTTAACATCCTCTGATCGGCATCCTCCCACCACGTCTTCAGCAGACAATAACCTCAACAAGTCGAGAAGTGAGAACAAGGACGATTCCACAAAAGAAGGATGCAGTAAACAGGAAGATACCAAAATGgcggaacaaaatggcgatgatgaatttga from Lutzomyia longipalpis isolate SR_M1_2022 chromosome 4, ASM2433408v1 encodes:
- the LOC129795253 gene encoding bestrophin-2-like; protein product: MTITYTAEVATCRGFGCFLKLLLRWRGSIYKLVWLDLVTFLSIYYTLNLIYRFVLDEEQKNYFDGLVIYFNSYANLIPLSFVLGFYVSMVMTRWWDQYLTIPLPFSISVLVSANIHGQDEGGRLMRRTIVRYVCLCITMVFINISPRVKRRFPTLQQLVEAGLLTENERAIIANMNERFPRPSKHWMPIVWAASIVTRARKEGRIRDDFAVKSMIDELNKVRLKCGILSEYDTISIPLVYTQVVTIAVYSYCFATIMGSQWRDYDDEINGFSIPLNFPFFATLQFFFYMGWLKVAEVLINPFGKDDEDFEVNWMVDRNLQETYMIVDFMHDEHPELVKDQYWDQVFPSELPYTEETKEFREQPPKSSTADIEVQKTPSKTSVDIKTVGTRSLIL
- the LOC129795049 gene encoding protein artemis-like, translated to MSTFPGPLVEFPGVSVDRFDGENRENSVFFLSHCHTDHMVGLHLGALPGPLYVSEISAVILRQRYPQLEDVRTLEIGVETEVQLKNGSVRVTAIPAGHCPGSVMFLFEAPTFRVLYTGDFRLREKDVRNIRVFERIRGKLDNVYVDSTFLCKSYEDFPSRSVSTKTIVDLIEEWTAKSEEHIVWLKTPAHYGSEFLFKEIHKRTRMPLHIEPWNMADYAYIPDMDGVFTVDEKQSQIHACWKPGCPVVRSNGKKVRKILPTAMFWTNWKESRDFVKMTNFNIRVCYSSHSSMRELRDFITFLRPASVKLNVIQESKKTEMYNALRKILAQVDADKEKEVAEDPAAETPAAEEPEIISFKNIKFRDKQDVEFSMNSEEEPDEAPTFIPKRKKR
- the LOC129795016 gene encoding bestrophin-2-like; translated protein: MTITYTAEVATCRGFGCFLKLLLRWRGSIYKLVWLDLVTFLSIYYTFNIIYRFVLDEEQKNYFEGLVIYFNSYTNLIPLSFVLGFYVSMVMTRWWDQYLTIPLPFSISVLVSANIHGQDEGGRLMRRTIVRYVCLCITMVFINIAPRVKRRFPTLQQLVEAGLLTDNERAIIANMNERFPRTSKHWMPIVWAASIVTRARKEGRIRDDFAVKSMIDELNKVRLKCGNLGEYDTISIPLVYTQVVTIAVYSYCFATIMGSQWRDYDDEINGFSIPLNFPFFATLQFFFYMGWLKVAEVLINPFGEDDEDFEVNWMVDRNLQETYMIVNLMHDEHPELVKDQYWDEVFPSELPYTEETKEFREQPPKSSTADIEVQKTPSKTSVDNKTIDDNADKNQLGAHNESTTSDPDSVNLENIVTLALKRYFSREDSQSSKEEAPKTDLDEILTALTSSDRHPPTTSSADNNLNKSRSENKDDSTKEGCSKQEDTKMAEQNGDDEFEKLRLEREKERQERKKQQQITLESLNIPQGSMDVDALLEQLVTNITEQVNQRL